From a single Streptomyces rubradiris genomic region:
- a CDS encoding carbohydrate ABC transporter permease: MSVQTEGTDTAGEPAVRKARVPASPRGDDRTFGAPSRRRAAAPYLLLLPALLATLVLLGWPLVKNGMLSFQNLNPRQLIQHLTEWNGVDNYEEVLTAEEFWRVVERSVFFTAVNVALIMVLGTLIGLLLARLGKRMRLLLLFGLVLAWAMPVIAATTVYKWLFAQRFGVVNWVLDKLGWHSMADHNWLETQFSTFAVVTLLLVWQSIPFVAINLYAATTTIPRELYEAAALDGAGTWKGFTSVTLPFLRPFLYATTFLEVIWIFKAFPQIFAMNEGGPDHLTETLPIYAFVEGVGNQHFGLGAAISFLTIAVLLVITSYYLRMVLKQEEDEL, translated from the coding sequence ATGTCAGTGCAGACCGAAGGCACGGACACGGCCGGGGAGCCCGCTGTCCGCAAGGCCCGGGTGCCGGCCTCGCCACGAGGTGACGACCGCACCTTCGGGGCCCCCTCCCGGCGTCGCGCCGCCGCCCCCTACCTGCTCCTGCTGCCCGCGCTGCTGGCCACCCTGGTGCTGCTCGGCTGGCCGCTCGTGAAGAACGGCATGCTGTCGTTCCAGAACCTCAACCCGCGCCAGCTCATCCAGCACCTCACCGAGTGGAACGGCGTCGACAACTACGAAGAGGTGCTGACCGCCGAGGAGTTCTGGCGGGTCGTCGAGCGCTCCGTGTTCTTCACCGCCGTCAACGTGGCGCTGATCATGGTGCTCGGCACGCTGATCGGGCTGCTGCTGGCCCGGCTCGGCAAGCGGATGCGGCTGCTGCTCCTGTTCGGCCTCGTGCTCGCCTGGGCCATGCCGGTGATCGCGGCCACCACCGTCTACAAGTGGCTGTTCGCCCAGCGCTTCGGCGTCGTCAACTGGGTGCTGGACAAGCTCGGCTGGCACTCCATGGCCGACCACAACTGGCTGGAGACCCAGTTCTCCACCTTCGCCGTGGTCACCCTGCTGCTCGTGTGGCAGTCCATCCCCTTCGTGGCGATCAACCTCTACGCCGCCACCACCACGATCCCCCGGGAGCTGTACGAGGCCGCCGCCCTGGACGGCGCCGGCACCTGGAAGGGCTTCACCTCCGTGACCCTGCCCTTCCTGCGGCCGTTCCTGTACGCCACGACGTTCCTCGAAGTCATCTGGATCTTCAAGGCGTTCCCGCAGATCTTCGCGATGAACGAGGGCGGCCCGGACCACCTCACCGAGACCCTGCCGATCTACGCCTTCGTGGAGGGCGTCGGCAACCAGCACTTCGGGCTCGGCGCGGCGATCTCCTTCCTGACCATCGCGGTGCTGCTCGTCATCACCTCGTACTACCTGCGCATGGTGCTCAAGCAA
- a CDS encoding extracellular solute-binding protein, which yields MKRKLAAAIVIAGMMVSVSACGGDDGDEGNAGPDSFKGQTLTVWAMDGSTPDQWVKDVSAAFEKKTGAKVKFETQKWDGIQQKITTALSESTPPDVIEVGNTQTPAYAATGGLAELDDLKKEIGADWTPSVSQSSVYDGKQYAAPWYFTSRVVIYNKKIWAQAGIKDVPKTRDEFFKDLETIDKKTDAEPIYLPGQNWYFFDGLTIGQGADLVKKQGDKYVSNLDDPKVAKAMEIYKKYASYSQAPKDKDEATPQQAEVFANGKTGAFIGMGWEAATAVNANKAIEKDLGYFPIPGESADKPESVFLGGSNLAVAAGSKKQALAKEFLRIALSDQYEGQLAKLNGVIPNKKALESNLKGNLIAEAIAPGASVGGTTPLIPEWGAVENNPNPIKSYMTSVLNGKSPAQAAQQVEDEINKRLAQQN from the coding sequence GTGAAGCGCAAGCTTGCGGCCGCGATAGTGATCGCGGGCATGATGGTCTCCGTGTCGGCGTGCGGCGGGGACGACGGCGACGAGGGCAACGCGGGACCGGACAGCTTCAAGGGCCAGACGCTCACCGTCTGGGCGATGGACGGCTCCACCCCGGACCAGTGGGTCAAGGACGTGTCGGCCGCGTTCGAGAAGAAGACCGGCGCCAAGGTGAAGTTCGAGACCCAGAAGTGGGACGGGATCCAGCAGAAGATCACCACCGCCCTCTCCGAGTCCACCCCGCCAGACGTGATCGAGGTCGGCAACACCCAGACCCCGGCCTACGCGGCCACCGGCGGCCTCGCCGAACTGGACGACCTGAAGAAGGAGATCGGCGCCGACTGGACGCCGTCGGTCTCGCAGTCCTCCGTCTACGACGGCAAGCAGTACGCCGCTCCCTGGTACTTCACCAGCCGCGTGGTCATCTACAACAAGAAGATCTGGGCCCAGGCCGGCATCAAGGACGTCCCCAAGACCCGGGACGAGTTCTTCAAGGACCTGGAGACCATCGACAAGAAGACCGACGCCGAGCCGATCTACCTGCCCGGCCAGAACTGGTACTTCTTCGACGGCCTGACCATCGGCCAGGGCGCCGACCTGGTGAAGAAGCAGGGCGACAAGTACGTCTCCAACCTCGATGACCCCAAGGTCGCCAAGGCCATGGAGATCTACAAGAAGTACGCCTCCTACTCCCAGGCCCCCAAGGACAAGGACGAGGCCACCCCGCAGCAGGCCGAGGTGTTCGCCAACGGCAAGACCGGCGCGTTCATCGGCATGGGCTGGGAGGCCGCCACCGCGGTCAACGCGAACAAGGCCATCGAGAAGGACCTCGGCTACTTCCCCATCCCCGGCGAGAGCGCGGACAAGCCCGAGAGCGTCTTCCTCGGCGGCTCCAACCTCGCCGTCGCCGCGGGCAGCAAGAAGCAGGCCCTGGCCAAGGAGTTCCTGCGGATCGCGCTGTCCGACCAGTACGAGGGCCAGCTTGCCAAGCTCAACGGCGTCATCCCGAACAAGAAGGCGCTGGAGTCCAACCTCAAGGGCAACCTGATCGCGGAGGCCATCGCCCCGGGTGCCTCGGTCGGCGGCACCACCCCGCTGATCCCCGAGTGGGGCGCGGTGGAGAACAACCCCAACCCGATCAAGTCCTACATGACGTCCGTGCTGAACGGTAAGTCCCCGGCACAGGCCGCCCAGCAGGTCGAGGACGAGATCAACAAGCGCCTGGCCCAGCAGAACTAA
- a CDS encoding GntR family transcriptional regulator has protein sequence MTTDVSSAHPYRGAPGRTARVPKYYRIKQQLLTMAEALQPGSAMPAERLLAVRFDTSRTTVRQALQELVGEGRLDRIQGKGTFVAQPKLYRTLQLTSHTEDMRAQGLTPASQVLDIGEVPADEQLAGLLGIGIGERVLRIERLRLASGDPMAIETTHLSVRRFPGLRRSLATYPSLYTALAEVYGVHLAEADETIETSLSTPREAQLLATDVGLPMLLLSRHSRDAQGTPVEWVRSVYRGSRYKFVAALRRPGGTVVRRVPAPPAVDGPETGGERVTALEGL, from the coding sequence ATGACCACCGACGTCAGCAGCGCCCATCCGTACCGGGGGGCGCCCGGCCGCACCGCGCGCGTGCCGAAGTACTACCGGATCAAGCAGCAGCTCCTGACGATGGCCGAAGCGCTGCAACCCGGTTCGGCCATGCCCGCCGAACGGCTGCTCGCCGTCCGGTTCGACACCTCCCGGACCACCGTGCGCCAAGCCCTGCAGGAGCTCGTCGGCGAGGGGCGGCTCGACCGGATCCAGGGCAAGGGCACCTTCGTGGCCCAGCCCAAGCTGTACCGCACGCTCCAGCTCACCTCGCACACCGAGGACATGCGGGCCCAGGGCCTCACCCCGGCCTCGCAGGTGCTGGACATCGGGGAGGTGCCGGCCGACGAACAGCTGGCGGGCCTGCTCGGCATCGGGATCGGCGAACGGGTGCTGCGCATCGAGCGGCTGCGGCTGGCCAGCGGCGACCCGATGGCGATCGAGACGACCCACCTGTCCGTGCGCCGCTTCCCCGGCCTGCGCCGCTCGCTGGCCACCTACCCGTCGCTGTACACGGCGCTCGCCGAGGTCTACGGCGTCCATCTGGCCGAGGCGGACGAGACCATCGAGACGTCGCTGTCCACCCCGCGCGAGGCCCAGTTGCTGGCCACCGACGTGGGGCTGCCGATGCTGCTGCTGTCCCGGCACTCGCGGGACGCGCAGGGCACCCCGGTGGAGTGGGTGCGCTCGGTCTACCGCGGCTCCCGCTACAAGTTCGTCGCCGCCCTGCGCCGGCCGGGCGGCACGGTGGTCCGACGCGTACCGGCCCCGCCGGCCGTGGACGGCCCGGAAACCGGCGGGGAGCGGGTCACGGCCCTGGAGGGGCTGTGA
- a CDS encoding DUF6299 family protein, whose protein sequence is MPVRRSLLAAALGAAALLCATAAPAAAAPGEYITVDATGRIAADGTVTLSGSYRCTGATGPAFIGSSVSQGTVRQQGIGGSGARCDGVEHRWQNSGKPYGQTLRPGPARVQATVVELRPSGIVLLPVFHAQSDRDITLVQG, encoded by the coding sequence ATGCCCGTCCGCCGTTCCCTCCTCGCCGCCGCCCTCGGCGCCGCGGCGCTGCTGTGCGCGACCGCCGCTCCGGCCGCCGCCGCGCCCGGCGAGTACATCACCGTCGACGCGACCGGCCGGATCGCGGCCGACGGCACGGTCACGCTCTCCGGCAGCTACCGCTGCACCGGCGCCACCGGGCCCGCGTTCATCGGCTCCTCGGTCAGCCAGGGCACCGTCCGCCAGCAGGGCATCGGCGGCAGCGGCGCCCGCTGCGACGGTGTCGAACACCGCTGGCAGAACTCCGGCAAGCCCTACGGCCAGACGCTGCGGCCGGGGCCCGCGCGGGTGCAGGCCACCGTCGTGGAGCTGCGCCCCTCGGGCATCGTCCTGCTGCCGGTCTTCCACGCCCAGTCGGACCGCGACATCACCCTCGTCCAGGGCTGA
- a CDS encoding RidA family protein, whose product MTAERVNPPGLSPPTGFSHAVVAAGTRVVFLAGQTALDADGEITGDTLPEQFDRALGNLLGALRAAGGTPADLARVTVYATDLAAYRAHAPELGRIWHRSAGRDYPAMAVVQVVRLWDERALVELDGFAVLP is encoded by the coding sequence GTGACGGCCGAGCGCGTCAACCCGCCCGGGCTGTCCCCGCCCACCGGTTTCAGCCACGCCGTGGTCGCGGCCGGCACCCGCGTGGTGTTCCTGGCCGGGCAGACCGCCCTCGACGCCGACGGGGAGATCACCGGGGACACGCTGCCCGAGCAGTTCGACAGGGCCCTCGGCAACCTGCTCGGCGCCCTGCGCGCGGCCGGCGGCACCCCCGCCGACCTGGCCCGGGTCACCGTCTACGCCACCGACCTCGCCGCCTACCGCGCCCACGCGCCCGAACTGGGACGGATCTGGCACCGGTCGGCGGGCCGGGACTATCCGGCGATGGCCGTCGTCCAGGTCGTCCGGCTGTGGGACGAGCGGGCGCTGGTGGAGCTGGACGGGTTCGCCGTACTGCCCTGA
- a CDS encoding acyl-CoA dehydrogenase family protein → MSAFALAPEQAAWCAELRALAAGRLRPLADRGTPGHVDRPLLAELGRTGLLARLFDSGALELCLLRESLAQGCTEAETALALQGLGAHPVHAHGTPAQRERWLPRVADGSAVAAFALSEPGAGSDAAALSLAAEPDGDGWRLTGAKCWISNAPDADFYTVFARTTPGAGARGVTAFLVPADRPGLTGRPLEMLAPHPIGALDFDAVPVTGADLLGAPGRGFAVAMGTLNLFRPSVGAFAVGMAQAALDATLAHTARREAFGGTLRDLQAVSHQVAEMALRTEAARLMVYAAASAYDAGADDVPRRAAMAKLLATETAQYVVDTAVQLHGACALRRGHLLEHLYREVRAPRIYEGASEVQRSIIAKELYATAAREAR, encoded by the coding sequence GTGTCCGCATTCGCACTCGCGCCGGAGCAGGCCGCCTGGTGCGCCGAGCTGCGCGCGCTGGCCGCCGGGCGGCTGCGCCCGCTCGCCGACCGGGGTACACCCGGCCACGTCGACCGGCCGCTGCTCGCCGAACTCGGCCGGACCGGCCTGCTGGCCCGGCTGTTCGACTCCGGGGCGCTGGAGCTGTGCCTGCTGCGGGAGTCCCTCGCGCAGGGCTGCACCGAGGCCGAGACCGCCCTCGCCCTCCAGGGCCTCGGCGCCCACCCGGTGCACGCCCACGGCACCCCGGCCCAGCGGGAGCGCTGGCTGCCCCGGGTCGCCGACGGCAGCGCGGTCGCCGCGTTCGCGCTCAGCGAGCCCGGCGCCGGGTCGGACGCGGCGGCGCTGTCCCTCGCCGCCGAACCCGACGGCGACGGCTGGCGGCTCACCGGCGCCAAGTGCTGGATCTCCAACGCCCCCGACGCCGACTTCTACACCGTCTTCGCCCGCACCACGCCCGGCGCCGGAGCGCGCGGGGTGACCGCCTTCCTCGTCCCCGCCGACCGGCCCGGACTCACCGGCCGCCCGCTGGAGATGCTCGCACCGCACCCCATCGGCGCCCTCGACTTCGACGCCGTGCCCGTCACCGGCGCCGACCTGCTCGGCGCGCCCGGCCGCGGCTTCGCCGTCGCCATGGGCACCCTCAACCTCTTCCGGCCCAGCGTCGGCGCCTTCGCGGTCGGCATGGCCCAGGCCGCGCTGGACGCCACCCTCGCCCACACCGCCCGGCGCGAGGCGTTCGGCGGCACCCTGCGCGACCTCCAGGCCGTCTCCCACCAGGTCGCCGAGATGGCCTTGCGCACCGAGGCGGCCCGGCTGATGGTGTACGCGGCGGCCTCGGCGTACGACGCGGGGGCCGACGACGTGCCCCGGCGGGCCGCGATGGCCAAGCTGCTGGCCACCGAGACCGCGCAGTACGTCGTCGACACCGCCGTCCAGCTGCACGGCGCGTGCGCCCTGCGCCGCGGCCACCTGCTGGAGCACCTCTACCGCGAGGTGCGCGCGCCGCGCATCTACGAGGGCGCCAGCGAGGTGCAACGGAGCATCATCGCCAAGGAGTTGTACGCCACGGCGGCGAGGGAGGCCCGGTGA
- a CDS encoding AMP-binding protein, with product MHPSAHVDTFARDHLPPPHEWPELRFDLPELRYPARLNCAAELLDHADAARPAFRTATGPAWTYGDLRARVDRIAHVLTGTLGVVPGNRVLLRGPTTPWLAACWLAVLKAGAIAVTVLARQRPQELAEMCAIARITHALCDVRAVDDLLRAAVPGLRVTTYGGDGPDDLLRRPAPTAPYPAVDTASDDVALIAFTSGTTGRPKGCMHFHRDVLATADTFSRHVVRPHEDDVFTGSPPLGFTFGLGGLVIFPLRAGASSLLLEQAGPRQLLPAIAEHRVSVLFTAPTAYRAMLRDLDGHDLSSLRRCVSAGENLPAATWRAWHERTGLRLINGIGATELLHIFVSAADEHVRPGTTGLPVPGWRARVQDADGRPVPDGEPGLLAVRGPVGCRYLADPRQREYVRDGWNLTGDTYIREADGYFRYVARADDMIVSAGYNIAGPEVEDALLRHPDVAETAVVGRPDEARGQVAVAYTVLRPGARPDPEALRAFLIAELAPYKCPREFVFLDALPRTATGKVQRFLLRTGGDQP from the coding sequence ATGCATCCCTCGGCCCACGTCGACACGTTCGCGCGCGACCATCTGCCCCCGCCGCACGAGTGGCCCGAGCTGCGGTTCGACCTGCCTGAACTGCGCTACCCCGCCCGGCTGAACTGCGCCGCGGAGCTGCTGGACCACGCCGACGCGGCCCGCCCGGCGTTCCGCACCGCGACCGGCCCCGCCTGGACGTACGGGGACCTGCGCGCCCGTGTCGACCGGATCGCGCACGTGCTCACCGGCACCCTGGGCGTGGTCCCGGGCAACCGGGTGCTGCTGCGCGGCCCCACCACGCCGTGGCTGGCCGCCTGCTGGCTGGCCGTGCTGAAGGCGGGCGCGATCGCGGTCACCGTGCTGGCCCGGCAGCGCCCGCAGGAGCTGGCGGAGATGTGCGCCATCGCCCGGATCACGCACGCGCTGTGCGACGTGCGGGCGGTGGACGACCTGCTGCGGGCGGCCGTACCGGGGCTGCGCGTCACGACGTACGGCGGTGACGGGCCCGACGACCTGCTGCGCCGCCCGGCCCCCACCGCCCCCTACCCGGCGGTGGACACCGCCTCCGACGACGTCGCCCTGATCGCGTTCACCTCCGGCACCACGGGCCGCCCGAAGGGGTGCATGCACTTCCACCGGGACGTACTGGCGACAGCCGACACGTTCTCCCGGCATGTGGTGCGCCCCCATGAGGACGACGTGTTCACCGGCAGTCCCCCGCTCGGCTTCACCTTCGGCCTCGGCGGGCTGGTGATCTTCCCGCTGCGGGCCGGGGCCAGCAGCCTTCTGCTCGAACAGGCGGGCCCCCGGCAGCTGCTGCCCGCGATCGCCGAGCACCGCGTCTCCGTGCTGTTCACCGCGCCGACCGCCTACCGGGCGATGCTGCGCGACCTGGACGGCCACGACCTGTCGTCGCTCAGGCGCTGTGTCTCGGCCGGCGAGAACCTGCCCGCGGCCACCTGGCGGGCCTGGCACGAGCGCACGGGCCTGCGCCTGATCAACGGCATCGGCGCCACCGAGCTACTGCACATCTTCGTGTCCGCCGCCGACGAGCACGTCCGGCCCGGCACCACGGGCCTGCCGGTGCCGGGCTGGCGGGCGCGCGTCCAGGACGCCGACGGCCGGCCGGTGCCCGACGGCGAGCCCGGTCTGCTGGCCGTGCGCGGCCCGGTCGGCTGCCGCTATCTCGCCGACCCGCGGCAGCGGGAGTACGTGCGCGACGGCTGGAACCTCACCGGCGACACCTACATACGCGAGGCCGACGGCTATTTCCGGTACGTGGCCCGCGCCGACGACATGATCGTCTCCGCCGGGTACAACATAGCCGGGCCGGAGGTGGAGGACGCGCTGCTGCGCCATCCCGACGTGGCCGAGACCGCGGTCGTCGGCCGCCCGGACGAGGCCCGCGGTCAGGTGGCCGTCGCCTACACCGTGCTGCGCCCCGGCGCCCGCCCGGACCCCGAGGCGCTGCGCGCGTTCCTCATCGCGGAACTCGCGCCCTACAAGTGCCCGCGCGAGTTCGTCTTCCTCGACGCGCTGCCCCGCACGGCCACCGGCAAGGTGCAGCGGTTCCTGCTGCGCACCGGTGGTGACCAGCCGTGA